The Saccharothrix variisporea genome has a segment encoding these proteins:
- a CDS encoding SMP-30/gluconolactonase/LRE family protein: MRRRSVLAAAAALGASVLVPTTAAATPFPTRFPLPDGFMPEGIAIGAWPTAYFGSRADGSIYAVDLATGRGRVLAAGPGTPSLGIKVDSARRRLFVAGGTGGDVRVLDARDGRTIASYRLFEGESFVNDLVITRDAVWLTDSDEPTLYRLPLGPCGELPAPEDVTRVPLTGDMVDIPDVANANGIVTTPDGTGFVIGQTSTGKLFRVDHHGVTREIDLGGVLLPRNDGLLREGRNLYVVQNRVNLFTKLELSADASSARVVTQLTDPRFDVPATVAAWGNRFYLVNGRFSTTPTPTTTYDAIAIERF, from the coding sequence ATGCGCAGGCGCTCCGTGTTGGCGGCAGCGGCGGCGTTGGGGGCGTCCGTGCTCGTGCCGACCACCGCCGCGGCGACGCCGTTCCCGACCCGGTTCCCGCTGCCCGACGGGTTCATGCCGGAGGGCATCGCGATCGGGGCCTGGCCCACGGCCTACTTCGGGTCCCGCGCGGACGGCTCGATCTACGCGGTGGACCTCGCCACCGGACGCGGTCGGGTGCTGGCCGCCGGGCCCGGCACGCCCTCGCTGGGCATCAAAGTGGACTCCGCTCGCCGACGCCTGTTCGTGGCCGGCGGCACCGGCGGTGACGTGCGGGTCCTCGACGCCCGCGACGGCCGCACGATCGCGAGCTACCGGCTGTTCGAGGGCGAGTCCTTCGTCAACGACCTGGTGATCACCCGGGACGCGGTGTGGCTCACCGACTCCGACGAACCCACCCTGTACCGGCTGCCCCTGGGGCCGTGCGGCGAGCTGCCCGCGCCCGAGGACGTCACCCGGGTACCGCTGACCGGGGACATGGTGGACATCCCGGACGTGGCCAACGCCAACGGCATCGTCACCACCCCGGACGGGACCGGGTTCGTCATCGGCCAGACGTCCACCGGGAAGCTGTTCCGCGTCGACCACCACGGCGTCACCCGGGAGATCGACCTCGGCGGCGTCCTGCTGCCGCGCAACGACGGCCTGCTCCGCGAGGGTCGGAACCTCTACGTGGTGCAGAACCGGGTCAACCTGTTCACGAAGCTGGAACTGAGCGCGGACGCCTCCAGCGCGAGGGTCGTCACCCAGCTCACCGACCCGCGCTTCGACGTCCCGGCCACGGTCGCCGCCTGGGGCAACCGCTTCTACCTGGTCAACGGCCGGTTCAGCACCACCCCGACCCCGACCACGACCTACGACGCCATCGCGATCGAGAGGTTCTGA
- a CDS encoding immunoglobulin-like domain-containing protein, producing MIRSLAAVLTLVGAVMTAPQASAADGLVLRYALDETTGTVVHDSSGHGRDAVASGDATPLGAEGLALGGVDGHVKLPDNVLRGLESVTVSIQVRLAPDQSSPYFVWGLGNTGPTGVGDGYLFTTGNGYRTSIATGNWATEQTVSAGRDLARGVWKTLTYTLGGTTGVLYEDGVEVARGTVTTRPSAIGGGTTTANYLGRSVYAADHRLKGQIRDFRLYDHALTAAEVHEIGSISDDDRVLGDERLLDLHDKDGIRGNITLPATGPYGTTITWASNKPDTITPTGEVTRPAFGEKPVKVQLTATVRAGRETTRKKFKVTVLPLPEKQPYEGYLFGYFTGEGTATGEQVYFAASRGDDPLRFDELNAGQPVLTSTFGDKGVRDPFIVRSPEGDRFFLIATDLKIHGNGNWDAAQRTGSKYVEVWESTDLVHWSDQRHVLVSPDTAGNTWAPEAYYDESIGAYVVFWASKLYAANDPGHTGNTYNRMLYSTTRDFRTFTEPKVWVDPGYSVIDSTVIKHGDTFYRFTKDERNNTSSTPCSKFILAEKSTDLRSTDYDFVADCIGKATESSPGVRQGEGPTVFKSNTEDKWYLFIDEFGGRGYVPFETTDLASGQWTMSTSYALPSRPRHGTVLPVTRAELDRVRAAFP from the coding sequence ATGATCCGATCCCTGGCCGCCGTGCTGACCTTGGTCGGCGCCGTCATGACCGCTCCACAGGCTTCGGCCGCCGACGGCCTCGTGCTGCGCTACGCGCTGGACGAGACCACCGGCACCGTCGTGCACGACTCCTCCGGACACGGCCGCGACGCGGTCGCGAGCGGAGACGCCACCCCACTGGGCGCCGAAGGCCTCGCGCTCGGTGGCGTGGACGGACACGTGAAGCTACCGGACAACGTGCTGCGTGGCTTGGAGTCCGTGACTGTTTCGATCCAGGTGCGCCTGGCGCCCGACCAGTCCTCCCCCTACTTCGTGTGGGGCCTGGGCAACACCGGACCCACCGGCGTCGGCGACGGCTACCTGTTCACCACGGGTAACGGCTACCGCACGTCCATCGCCACCGGGAACTGGGCCACCGAGCAGACCGTGTCGGCCGGCCGCGACCTGGCGCGGGGCGTGTGGAAGACGCTGACCTACACGCTCGGCGGCACCACGGGCGTGCTCTACGAGGACGGCGTCGAGGTCGCGCGCGGCACCGTCACCACCCGCCCCTCGGCCATCGGCGGCGGCACGACCACGGCCAACTACCTCGGCCGGTCCGTCTACGCCGCCGACCACCGCCTGAAGGGCCAGATCCGCGACTTCCGCCTGTACGACCACGCGCTGACCGCCGCCGAGGTCCACGAGATCGGCTCGATCTCGGATGACGACCGCGTCCTGGGCGACGAGCGCTTGCTCGACCTGCACGACAAGGACGGCATCCGCGGCAACATCACCCTGCCCGCCACCGGCCCCTACGGCACGACCATCACCTGGGCGAGCAACAAGCCGGACACCATCACTCCGACCGGCGAGGTCACCCGCCCGGCGTTCGGCGAGAAGCCGGTGAAGGTGCAGCTCACCGCGACCGTCCGAGCGGGCCGCGAGACCACCCGCAAGAAGTTCAAGGTCACCGTCTTGCCCCTGCCCGAGAAGCAGCCGTACGAGGGTTACCTGTTCGGCTACTTCACCGGCGAAGGCACCGCCACGGGCGAGCAGGTCTACTTCGCCGCCAGCCGCGGCGACGACCCGCTGCGCTTCGACGAGCTCAACGCCGGTCAACCGGTGCTGACCTCGACGTTCGGCGACAAGGGCGTGCGCGACCCGTTCATCGTGCGCTCGCCGGAGGGTGACCGGTTCTTCCTCATCGCGACCGACCTGAAGATCCACGGCAACGGCAACTGGGACGCCGCCCAGCGCACCGGCAGCAAGTACGTCGAGGTGTGGGAGTCCACCGACCTGGTGCACTGGTCCGACCAGCGGCACGTCCTCGTCTCACCCGACACCGCCGGCAACACGTGGGCGCCCGAGGCCTACTACGACGAGAGCATCGGCGCGTACGTGGTCTTCTGGGCGTCCAAGCTGTACGCGGCCAACGACCCGGGTCACACGGGCAACACCTACAACCGCATGCTCTACAGCACCACCCGCGACTTCCGCACCTTCACCGAGCCGAAGGTCTGGGTGGACCCCGGCTACTCCGTGATCGACTCCACGGTCATCAAGCACGGCGACACCTTCTACCGGTTCACCAAGGACGAGCGGAACAACACCTCGTCCACGCCGTGCAGCAAGTTCATCCTCGCCGAGAAGTCGACCGACCTCCGGAGCACGGACTACGACTTCGTCGCCGACTGCATCGGCAAGGCCACGGAGAGTAGCCCCGGCGTCCGGCAGGGCGAGGGGCCGACGGTGTTCAAGTCCAACACCGAGGACAAGTGGTACCTGTTCATCGACGAGTTCGGCGGACGCGGTTACGTGCCGTTCGAGACCACCGACCTCGCCTCGGGCCAGTGGACCATGTCCACCTCGTACGCGCTGCCCAGCAGGCCCCGGCACGGCACCGTCCTGCCCGTCACGCGCGCCGAGCTCGACCGCGTCCGCGCCGCCTTCCCCTGA
- the yjfF gene encoding galactofuranose ABC transporter, permease protein YjfF — MTALSVSRVPSRHLPVVATFALFVLTFGAGSVSFDNFASGQVFANLFIDNAHLIVLAVGMTFVILTGGIDLSVGSVLALSTMIAAAGVKAGWPVPLVIVVVLLTGSVLGLLMGLMIHKFDVQPFIVTLAGMFLARGLCFVISIESISIKDKSYRALGMDRIALGGGVSITNNVLIAVVVLVVAMYVLHLTRFGRTVYALGGSEPSARLMGLKVGFTKVGVYVVSGFCSSLAGLVFSFYTASGYGLHAVGMELEAIAAVVIGGTLLAGGAGYVLGSVVGALVLGTIQTIISFDGTLNSWWTKIVIGALLLAFIVLHRLIVRRTAT, encoded by the coding sequence ATGACCGCGCTGTCGGTTTCCCGCGTGCCGTCGCGGCACCTGCCCGTGGTGGCCACGTTCGCGCTGTTCGTGCTGACGTTCGGCGCCGGGTCGGTGTCGTTCGACAACTTCGCGTCCGGGCAGGTGTTCGCGAACCTGTTCATCGACAACGCGCACCTGATCGTGCTGGCCGTCGGGATGACGTTCGTGATCCTGACCGGTGGCATCGACCTGTCGGTCGGGTCGGTGCTCGCGTTGTCGACGATGATCGCGGCGGCGGGCGTGAAGGCCGGGTGGCCGGTGCCGCTGGTGATCGTCGTGGTGCTGCTGACCGGGTCGGTGCTGGGCCTGCTGATGGGTCTGATGATCCACAAGTTCGACGTGCAGCCGTTCATCGTGACGCTGGCCGGCATGTTCCTGGCGCGCGGGCTGTGCTTCGTGATCAGCATCGAGTCCATCAGCATCAAGGACAAGAGCTACCGCGCACTGGGCATGGACCGGATCGCGTTGGGCGGCGGCGTGTCCATCACCAACAACGTGCTCATCGCGGTGGTGGTGCTGGTGGTCGCGATGTACGTGCTGCACCTGACCCGGTTCGGGCGGACCGTGTACGCGTTGGGCGGCAGCGAGCCCTCGGCGCGGCTGATGGGGTTGAAGGTCGGGTTCACCAAGGTCGGCGTGTACGTGGTGAGCGGGTTCTGCTCGTCGCTGGCCGGTCTGGTGTTCTCCTTCTACACCGCGTCCGGGTACGGGCTGCACGCCGTGGGCATGGAGCTGGAGGCCATCGCGGCGGTCGTCATCGGCGGCACGCTGCTGGCCGGCGGCGCGGGGTACGTGCTCGGGTCCGTGGTGGGCGCGCTGGTGCTGGGCACGATCCAGACCATCATCAGCTTCGACGGCACGCTCAACTCGTGGTGGACCAAGATCGTGATCGGGGCGCTGCTGCTGGCGTTCATCGTGCTGCACCGGCTGATCGTGCGCCGGACGGCGACGTGA
- a CDS encoding alpha-L-arabinofuranosidase C-terminal domain-containing protein encodes MSRSRALAALVAVSLAAAVPGARAAAETDYTITVDPTARGAAIADTLYGVFFEDINRAADGGLYAELVQNRSFEYDPVDNRSYTGLTSWAPLSGPVEVVDDDQRLNERNRRYLKLGLPAGVVNSGYNSGVNVVEGKRYDFSVWARSEQPATVTASLTDPAGGLLADSLQVQVQGDTWTKYTGSFTARKSTTTGRLAVSGTGTGALRLDMVSLFPHDTYKNRPNGLRADLAEKVAALKPGFVRFPGGCLVNVNSHYGYEAPNWERRRSYQWKDTVGPVEQRATNANFWGYNQSYGLGYYEYFQFAEDIGAMPLPVVPALVTGCGQNRATDDPALLQRHIQDTLDLIEFANGPVTSTWGELRADMGHPEPFKLTHLAVGNEENLPDQYFANFTRFRDAIKARYPQITVLSNSGPDDTGAVFDRLWQLNKQAGVDMVDEHYYNTPDWFLQNNNRYDSYDRNGPKVFLGEYASQGNKLSNALAEAAYMTGLERNADVVKLASYAPLFANQDYVQWQPDMIWLNNHASWGSANYEVQKLFMTNVGDHVVPSTQTSTPSVSAPITGAIGLSTWATSAAYDDVRVTSSTGASLFSDDFSGTDAQWTRAAGRGTWAVSGGRYVQSDAAAQDTLVTAGDVNWHDYDLDVKATKLSGAEGFLVAFGVKDTGNYYWWNLGGWNNTQSAVEKAVGGGKSTLLSHGTQVETGRTYDLRVSVRGRHVELFLDGQKWGEFTDDKVSEPFRQVVTRDTATGELVVKVVNAQASPARVKLDLGNRVSVANTAKVTTIQGGPDDMNTEFFQPVRARETTLRGVKTSFTTTFPAHSVTFIRIKDRRLS; translated from the coding sequence ATGTCCCGATCGCGTGCGCTCGCCGCCCTCGTGGCGGTGAGCCTGGCCGCGGCCGTGCCCGGTGCGCGGGCCGCCGCCGAGACCGACTACACGATCACCGTCGACCCGACCGCCCGGGGCGCCGCCATCGCCGACACCCTGTACGGCGTCTTCTTCGAGGACATCAACCGCGCCGCGGACGGCGGCCTGTACGCCGAGCTGGTGCAGAACCGGTCGTTCGAGTACGACCCCGTGGACAACCGCTCCTACACCGGCCTCACGTCGTGGGCGCCGCTGTCCGGTCCGGTCGAGGTCGTGGACGACGACCAGCGGCTCAACGAGCGCAACCGCCGGTACCTGAAGCTCGGCCTGCCCGCCGGGGTGGTGAACTCGGGCTACAACTCGGGTGTCAACGTTGTCGAGGGCAAGCGGTACGACTTCTCCGTGTGGGCACGCTCCGAGCAGCCCGCCACGGTCACCGCATCCCTGACCGACCCGGCCGGCGGCCTGCTGGCCGATTCGCTCCAGGTCCAAGTCCAAGGCGACACCTGGACCAAGTACACCGGCAGCTTCACCGCCCGGAAGTCCACCACGACCGGCAGGCTCGCGGTCAGCGGCACGGGCACCGGCGCGCTGCGGCTGGACATGGTGTCGCTGTTCCCGCACGACACCTACAAGAACCGGCCCAACGGCCTGCGCGCCGACCTGGCCGAGAAGGTCGCCGCGCTCAAGCCGGGCTTCGTGCGCTTCCCGGGCGGCTGCCTGGTCAACGTCAACAGCCACTACGGCTACGAGGCACCGAACTGGGAGCGCCGCCGGTCCTACCAGTGGAAGGACACCGTCGGCCCGGTCGAGCAGCGCGCCACCAACGCCAACTTCTGGGGCTACAACCAGTCCTACGGCCTGGGCTACTACGAGTACTTCCAGTTCGCCGAGGACATCGGCGCGATGCCGCTGCCCGTCGTGCCCGCCCTGGTCACCGGGTGCGGCCAGAACCGCGCCACCGACGACCCGGCGCTGTTGCAGCGGCACATCCAGGACACGCTGGACCTGATCGAGTTCGCCAACGGCCCGGTCACCTCGACGTGGGGCGAGCTGCGCGCGGACATGGGCCACCCTGAACCGTTCAAACTGACCCACCTGGCGGTCGGCAACGAGGAGAACCTGCCCGACCAGTACTTCGCGAACTTCACCCGGTTCCGCGATGCCATCAAGGCCAGGTACCCGCAGATCACGGTCCTGAGCAACTCCGGTCCCGACGACACCGGCGCGGTGTTCGACCGCCTGTGGCAGCTCAACAAGCAGGCCGGGGTCGACATGGTCGACGAGCACTACTACAACACGCCGGACTGGTTCCTCCAGAACAACAACCGGTACGACAGCTACGACCGCAACGGCCCCAAGGTGTTCCTCGGCGAGTACGCCTCTCAGGGCAACAAGCTGTCCAACGCGCTCGCCGAGGCCGCTTACATGACCGGGTTGGAGCGCAACGCGGACGTGGTGAAGTTGGCTTCCTACGCGCCGCTGTTCGCCAACCAGGACTACGTGCAGTGGCAGCCGGACATGATCTGGCTGAACAACCACGCCTCCTGGGGCTCGGCGAACTACGAGGTCCAGAAGCTGTTCATGACCAACGTGGGCGACCACGTGGTGCCCAGCACGCAGACCTCCACGCCGTCGGTCTCCGCGCCGATCACCGGTGCGATCGGGTTGTCCACCTGGGCGACCAGCGCCGCCTACGACGACGTGCGCGTGACGTCGTCCACGGGTGCCTCGCTGTTCTCCGACGACTTCTCCGGCACCGACGCCCAGTGGACCCGGGCGGCGGGGCGCGGGACGTGGGCGGTCAGCGGCGGCCGGTACGTGCAGTCCGACGCGGCGGCGCAGGACACCCTGGTGACGGCCGGTGACGTGAACTGGCACGACTACGACCTCGACGTGAAGGCCACCAAGCTGTCCGGCGCGGAGGGGTTCCTGGTCGCGTTCGGCGTCAAGGACACCGGCAACTACTACTGGTGGAACCTGGGCGGCTGGAACAACACCCAGTCGGCCGTGGAGAAGGCGGTCGGCGGCGGGAAGTCCACGCTGCTGTCCCACGGGACCCAGGTCGAGACCGGTCGGACCTACGACCTGAGGGTGTCCGTGCGCGGGCGGCACGTCGAGCTGTTCCTGGACGGGCAGAAGTGGGGCGAGTTCACCGACGACAAGGTGTCCGAGCCGTTCCGCCAGGTCGTCACCCGCGACACCGCGACCGGCGAGCTCGTGGTGAAGGTGGTCAACGCCCAGGCCTCGCCCGCGCGGGTCAAGCTCGACCTCGGCAACCGGGTGTCGGTGGCCAACACCGCGAAGGTGACGACCATCCAGGGCGGCCCCGACGACATGAACACCGAGTTCTTCCAGCCCGTCCGGGCGCGCGAGACCACATTGCGCGGGGTGAAGACGTCCTTCACCACCACCTTCCCGGCCCACTCGGTGACGTTCATCCGCATCAAGGACAGGAGGCTGTCGTGA
- a CDS encoding LysR family transcriptional regulator — protein MSIDLRLMRYVVAIADEGGFQRAADRLRVAQPALSRQVAHLERTLGVDLFTRRPTGLTDAGRVFTESARRILAEADRLPGVTRAAGRGEFGTIRLGHVVSASFSTVPRLVDVVGRHYPGMTVETTEAWSAELAEGLVSGRFDAVLSRSIPVDPAFERVAVEREELVVVVADDHPLAIVDKVTPEDLADGRLLLSPRHLPAWRTAVLGALAPGTAVQDSRMPGWRRFDELTAETFTVVTRALGEHRPPGTAVLHFVDPPEVGLDLVWHRDTAPPAVGLLVALLRSPTGIK, from the coding sequence ATGTCGATCGACCTGCGGCTCATGCGCTACGTGGTGGCGATCGCCGACGAAGGCGGGTTCCAACGCGCGGCGGACCGGCTGCGGGTGGCGCAACCCGCGCTGAGCCGGCAGGTCGCCCACCTGGAACGCACGCTGGGGGTGGACCTGTTCACCCGCCGCCCGACCGGGTTGACCGACGCCGGGCGGGTGTTCACCGAGTCGGCGCGGCGGATCCTGGCCGAGGCCGACCGGCTGCCGGGGGTGACGCGGGCGGCCGGTCGCGGCGAGTTCGGCACGATCCGGTTGGGACACGTCGTCAGCGCGTCGTTTTCGACGGTGCCGCGCCTGGTGGACGTCGTGGGTCGGCACTACCCCGGGATGACCGTGGAGACCACGGAGGCGTGGTCGGCGGAGCTGGCCGAGGGGTTGGTGTCCGGGCGCTTCGACGCGGTCCTGTCGCGCAGCATCCCGGTGGACCCGGCGTTCGAGCGGGTCGCGGTCGAGCGCGAGGAGCTGGTCGTCGTGGTGGCCGACGACCACCCACTGGCCATTGTGGACAAGGTGACGCCGGAGGACTTGGCGGACGGCCGGTTGTTGTTGTCCCCCAGGCACTTGCCGGCGTGGCGGACCGCGGTCTTGGGAGCGCTCGCACCGGGGACCGCCGTGCAGGACTCGCGCATGCCGGGGTGGCGGCGGTTCGACGAGCTGACCGCGGAGACGTTCACGGTGGTCACCCGCGCCCTCGGCGAGCACCGGCCACCGGGGACGGCGGTGCTGCACTTCGTCGACCCGCCGGAGGTGGGCCTGGACCTGGTGTGGCACCGGGACACCGCCCCGCCG
- a CDS encoding ABC transporter permease: MNRLWWPLGALVALLVLNVVVTPSFFSLRMQDGHLYGSVIDILKNGAPTLLIALGMTLVIATRGIDLSVGAVVAIAAAVTCSYIAGSDDQGGASTALVGMAISLGLCLVLGLWNGFLVAVLKIQPIVATLVLMTAGRGIAMLITDGQIITVNNETYRAVGAGFVLLPLAILISVAVLAIVAVVTRKTALGLLIEAVGVNPEASRLAGVQSRTIIWTVYVFAALCAGVAGLMISSNVSAADANNAGLWIEMDAILAVVIGGTSLAGGRYSLTGTLLGALVIQTLTTTVYTAGIAPEVTLVFKAVVVVIVILFQSPKVQSLFRRRRPAVPAPVAVDLTPQEVAR; encoded by the coding sequence GTGAACCGGCTGTGGTGGCCCCTGGGCGCGCTGGTGGCGTTGCTGGTGCTCAACGTCGTGGTGACGCCGTCGTTCTTCTCGCTGCGCATGCAGGACGGGCACCTGTACGGCAGCGTGATCGACATCCTGAAGAACGGCGCTCCCACGCTGCTGATCGCGCTGGGCATGACGCTGGTGATTGCGACCCGGGGCATCGACCTGTCGGTGGGCGCGGTGGTCGCCATCGCCGCCGCCGTGACGTGCTCGTACATCGCGGGCTCGGACGACCAGGGTGGCGCCTCGACGGCGTTGGTGGGCATGGCGATCTCGCTGGGCCTGTGCCTGGTGCTGGGGCTGTGGAACGGGTTCCTGGTCGCGGTGCTCAAGATTCAGCCGATCGTGGCCACGCTGGTGCTGATGACGGCCGGGCGCGGCATCGCCATGCTGATCACCGACGGCCAGATCATCACCGTGAACAACGAGACCTACCGGGCCGTGGGCGCCGGGTTCGTGCTGCTGCCGCTGGCGATCCTGATCAGCGTGGCGGTGCTGGCCATCGTGGCCGTGGTGACCCGCAAGACCGCGCTGGGCCTGCTGATCGAGGCGGTCGGCGTGAACCCCGAGGCCAGCCGGCTCGCGGGCGTGCAGTCGCGGACGATCATCTGGACCGTGTACGTGTTCGCGGCGCTGTGCGCGGGCGTGGCCGGGTTGATGATCAGCTCGAACGTGAGCGCGGCGGACGCCAACAACGCCGGGCTGTGGATCGAGATGGACGCGATCCTGGCGGTGGTCATCGGCGGCACGTCGCTGGCCGGCGGCCGGTACTCGCTGACCGGGACGCTGCTGGGCGCGCTGGTGATCCAGACGTTGACCACCACCGTCTACACGGCCGGCATCGCGCCGGAGGTCACGCTGGTGTTCAAGGCCGTCGTGGTCGTCATCGTGATCCTGTTCCAGTCCCCGAAGGTGCAGTCGCTGTTCCGACGACGGCGACCCGCCGTACCCGCGCCCGTCGCCGTGGACCTGACCCCGCAGGAGGTGGCTCGATGA
- a CDS encoding ABC transporter substrate-binding protein: MLKKITAAAGVVLLSVLTACGSGDGGTSSTNGGAKDGLTMGFAQVGAESGWRTANTKSIQDEAKAAGIDLKFSDGQQKQENQIKAIRSFIQQKVDVIAFSPVVETGWDAVLEEAKAANIPVILTDRAIDSDDDSLYKTFLGSDFVEEGRKAGKWLVENAGGPVDVVELQGTTGSAPANDRKKGFAETIASKPEIKVVASQTGDFTRSGGKQVMEAFLKSVPKIDVVYAHNDDMGLGAIEAIKAAGKVPGKDIKIITVDAVKDGMTALAGGEINYIVECSPLLGKQLMELAKKVKAGQDVPKRVVTEETTFTQEQAKAALPTRQY; the protein is encoded by the coding sequence GTGCTGAAGAAGATCACGGCAGCCGCAGGCGTGGTCCTGCTGAGCGTGCTGACCGCGTGCGGTTCGGGCGACGGCGGGACGTCGTCGACGAACGGCGGCGCGAAGGACGGCCTGACGATGGGCTTCGCCCAGGTCGGTGCGGAGAGCGGCTGGCGCACGGCGAACACCAAGTCGATCCAGGACGAGGCGAAGGCCGCGGGGATCGACCTGAAGTTCTCCGACGGCCAGCAGAAGCAGGAGAACCAGATCAAGGCGATCCGGTCGTTCATCCAGCAGAAGGTGGACGTGATCGCGTTCAGCCCGGTCGTGGAGACCGGCTGGGACGCGGTGCTGGAGGAGGCCAAGGCCGCGAACATCCCGGTGATCCTCACCGACCGCGCCATCGACTCCGACGACGACTCGCTCTACAAGACCTTCCTGGGCTCGGACTTCGTCGAGGAGGGCCGCAAGGCGGGCAAGTGGCTGGTGGAGAACGCCGGCGGTCCGGTGGACGTCGTGGAGCTGCAGGGCACCACCGGCTCCGCGCCGGCCAACGACCGCAAGAAGGGCTTCGCGGAGACCATCGCCTCGAAGCCGGAGATCAAGGTCGTGGCGTCGCAGACCGGTGACTTCACCCGTTCCGGCGGCAAGCAGGTCATGGAAGCGTTCCTGAAGTCCGTGCCGAAGATCGACGTGGTGTACGCGCACAACGACGACATGGGCCTGGGCGCGATCGAGGCCATCAAGGCCGCGGGCAAGGTGCCCGGCAAGGACATCAAGATCATCACCGTGGACGCGGTGAAGGACGGCATGACCGCGCTGGCCGGCGGCGAGATCAACTACATCGTCGAGTGCAGCCCGCTGCTGGGCAAGCAGCTGATGGAGCTGGCGAAGAAGGTCAAGGCCGGCCAGGACGTGCCGAAGCGGGTGGTGACCGAGGAGACGACGTTCACCCAGGAGCAGGCCAAGGCCGCGCTGCCGACCCGGCAGTACTGA
- a CDS encoding sugar ABC transporter ATP-binding protein translates to MTEPVVDMRGISVEFPGVKALQGVDFRLFPGEVHALMGENGAGKSTLIKALTGVHRPTGQIRLRGEEVSFSGPGQAQEAGISTVYQEVNLCGNLTVAENILLGREPRKFGRIDGRATRKRAAELLARMGLSIDPGSVLADHPIAVQQLVAIARAVAVECQVLILDEPTSSLDAGEVEELFRIMRVLRDEGVAILFVSHFLEQVYQISDRMTVLRNGKLVGEYRTAELSRLDLVSAMLGRELGVLEELEKQTHPVDDRPVLLRADGLGRKGAVEPFDLEVRAGEVVGLAGLLGSGRTELARLLFGADKADTGTLEFDGKPLHLRTPRQAIAAGIGFCSEDRKAEGLVADLSVRDNLVLALQASRGWTRPLSRRTKDELVEKYVSMLDIRPATPDTPIRNLSGGNQQKVLLARWLVTKPKLLVLDEPTRGIDVGAKAQIQKLVAELATEGVAVVFISAELEEVVRVSDRVVVLRDRRKVAELRGTDVDEVMAHIAGGRAAA, encoded by the coding sequence ATGACCGAACCGGTCGTCGACATGCGGGGCATCTCGGTGGAGTTCCCCGGCGTCAAGGCGCTGCAAGGCGTCGATTTCCGGCTGTTCCCCGGCGAGGTGCACGCCCTCATGGGCGAGAACGGCGCCGGCAAGTCCACCCTCATCAAGGCGCTCACCGGGGTGCACCGCCCGACCGGCCAGATCCGGTTGCGCGGCGAGGAGGTCTCGTTCAGCGGGCCCGGTCAGGCGCAGGAGGCGGGGATCAGCACCGTCTACCAGGAGGTCAACCTCTGCGGCAACCTGACCGTCGCGGAGAACATCCTGCTCGGCCGCGAACCGCGCAAGTTCGGCCGCATCGACGGCCGGGCCACCCGCAAGCGCGCCGCGGAGCTGTTGGCGCGCATGGGTTTGAGCATCGACCCCGGCTCGGTCCTGGCCGACCACCCGATCGCCGTGCAGCAGCTGGTGGCCATCGCGCGGGCGGTCGCGGTGGAGTGCCAGGTGCTCATCCTCGACGAGCCGACGTCCAGCCTGGACGCGGGCGAGGTCGAGGAGCTGTTCCGGATCATGCGGGTGCTGCGCGACGAGGGCGTGGCGATCCTGTTCGTCTCGCACTTCCTCGAGCAGGTCTACCAGATCTCCGACCGGATGACGGTGCTGCGCAACGGAAAGCTGGTCGGCGAGTACCGCACCGCCGAGCTGAGCCGGCTGGACCTGGTGTCGGCGATGCTGGGCCGTGAGCTGGGCGTGCTGGAGGAGTTGGAGAAGCAGACGCACCCGGTGGACGACCGGCCGGTGTTGTTGCGCGCCGACGGGTTGGGGCGCAAGGGCGCGGTGGAGCCGTTCGACCTGGAGGTGCGCGCGGGCGAGGTCGTCGGCCTGGCGGGCCTGCTCGGCTCGGGGCGCACGGAGCTGGCGCGGCTGCTGTTCGGCGCGGACAAGGCCGACACGGGCACGCTGGAGTTCGACGGCAAGCCCCTGCACCTGCGCACCCCGCGCCAGGCGATCGCGGCGGGCATCGGGTTCTGCTCGGAGGACCGCAAGGCCGAGGGCCTGGTCGCGGACCTGAGCGTGCGGGACAACCTGGTGCTGGCGTTGCAGGCCTCGCGCGGCTGGACGCGGCCGCTGTCCCGGCGCACCAAGGACGAGCTGGTCGAGAAGTACGTGTCCATGCTGGACATCCGGCCCGCGACCCCGGACACGCCGATCCGCAACCTCTCCGGCGGCAACCAGCAGAAGGTGCTGCTGGCGCGGTGGCTGGTGACCAAGCCGAAGCTGCTGGTGCTGGACGAGCCGACGCGCGGCATCGACGTGGGCGCGAAGGCGCAGATCCAGAAGCTGGTCGCCGAACTGGCGACCGAGGGGGTGGCGGTGGTGTTCATCTCCGCCGAACTGGAGGAGGTCGTGCGGGTGTCCGACCGCGTGGTGGTGCTGCGGGACCGGCGCAAGGTCGCCGAACTGCGCGGCACGGACGTGGACGAGGTCATGGCGCACATCGCGGGCGGGAGGGCCGCCGCGTGA